The DNA window TCACGATCAACCTGACGGGCTGCTCGAACGCCTGCACGCGCTACCAGGTGGCCGACCTCGGCTTTATGGGCGCGCTGCGCGGGGAGGAAGAGGTCTACAACGTCCACCTCGCGGGCAGCATCGGGCAGGCGCAGCGCACGGGCGACAAACTCAAGGGCATCGTGCCCGCCGTGCGGCTGAATGAGTACACGGAGGCGGTGCTCAGCGACTTCCGGGCGGGCAAGCTCCCCGGCGAGAGCTTCGTGGAGTACGCCGACCGGGTTGGACACGAGCGATTCGCCCCCGACGCCATCCTCAGGCCGGACCGTGAGGTCGTGACCGCGTGACGGCCACCACCCTGAACCGTCCCGAGGTCGGCATGGGCCGGGTGGTGTGGTTCACGGGTCTGTCGGGCGCGGGCAAGAGTACGCTGGCCTCGGCCCTGTACGCCGAACTCGTCTCGCGCGGCGTTCCAGTCGAACTCCTCGACGGCGACGCCGTGCGCGAGAACCTGAGCAAGGGGCTGGGCTTTTCCAAGCAGGACCGCGACACGAACGTCCGCCGCATCGCCTTCGTGGCGGGGCTGCTCGCCAAGCATGGGGTCACCGTGCTCGTGAGCGCGATCAGCCCCTACGCGGACACCCGGCGCGAGGTGCTGTCCACCCTGCCTAACCCTACGGAGGTCTTCGTGGACGCCCCGCTGGCGGTCGTCACCGAGCGCGACGTGAAGGGCCTGTACCTCAGGGCGCTCGCCGGGGAAATCCCGCACTTCACGGGCGTGTCCGACCCCTACGAGGCTCCCGAGGCACCCGACCTCCACCTGCGGACCGACCGCATCAGCGTGGAGGAAGGGCTGAGCCAACTTCTGCGGCACCTGGGGTACGGGGCATGACGGCGCTGAACGACCGGCCCGAGGTGCGGACTCCCGAGCAGGGGGGCGTGCCGCTGACGACCGAGCCGCGCGCTCCCCGTGAGGCTGCCGGACACGCGGACCCCACCGCCCTCGGCTTCACGCCCGACACTGACCCGCTCGACGTGATCCGCTGGGCGCTCTCGGTCCACCCCGACCTGCTGATGCCGAGTGCCTTCAACCTCAACGGCGTCGTGCTGCTCGACCTCGCGGCGCGGGCGGGCTACCGGGGTGAGGTCGTGTTCGTGGACACGGGCTACCACTTCCCCGAGACGCTGCAAACGCGTGACCGACTGGCCGCCCGCTACCCCGAGATGACGTTCGTGACGCTGAACG is part of the Deinococcus planocerae genome and encodes:
- the cysC gene encoding adenylyl-sulfate kinase; the encoded protein is MGRVVWFTGLSGAGKSTLASALYAELVSRGVPVELLDGDAVRENLSKGLGFSKQDRDTNVRRIAFVAGLLAKHGVTVLVSAISPYADTRREVLSTLPNPTEVFVDAPLAVVTERDVKGLYLRALAGEIPHFTGVSDPYEAPEAPDLHLRTDRISVEEGLSQLLRHLGYGA